A section of the Oreochromis niloticus isolate F11D_XX linkage group LG9, O_niloticus_UMD_NMBU, whole genome shotgun sequence genome encodes:
- the LOC100696154 gene encoding transmembrane protein 236 isoform X2, with product MGSGRTVKFALCEVLQFAGLCVPLFIVMQRFAVIVAKVKTSAQPPGDGSTAYWLIVASSIAYVTSTALLVWVPLKYMVFMKKKFLIGRKKWPVTLVYVILSTLPCFAFLIASSEVQINNNLKHDTFTELPVSLVLFSLICIDVVERIRHCRLTGQANDTERDADIPSTVLTHVEQVAPVTPITPAVPGPAVPRQGVPTPMQPGANQLNDRNQNGAGARPETNGTLPGIPGNNGRPYGMSGLNQPSGSTTPYHISPYAYTGPLRFLCATDARADVFVDSFMFWMDTVEMVRVAGHPLVYYSGWVFPIYIFSYLSCLRVVVMPHSPLLSSLGVALQDLPFFFVRVGLIAFFGFVTPVLYLMKNLLVSLAFIYFNFMTKLKVFNTERMFF from the exons ATGGGCTCAGGGAGGACGGTGAAGTTTGCCCTGTGCGAGGTGCTGCAGTTTGCAGGCCTGTGCGTGCCACTCTTCATCGTCATGCAGAGGTTTGCCGTCATCGTTGCAAAGGTCAAAACATCAGCACAACCCCCCGGAGACGGCAGCACTGCCTACTGGTTGATCGTGGCCTCCTCTATTGCCTATGTGACCTCCACTGCCCTGCTGGTCTGGGTACCCCTGAAGTATATGGTCTTCATGAAGAAGAAATTTCTCATAGGGAGGAAGAAGTG GCCAGTGACCCTTGTTTATGTGATCCTATCCACATTACCCTGCTTTGCCTTTCTCATTGCCAGCTCTGAG GTTCAGATAAATAACAACCTGAAACATGATACATTCACTGAGCTCCCCGTGTCACTAGTCCTCTTCTCACTCATCTGCATTGACGTTGTGGAGAGGATACGGCACTGCAGGCTGACCGGCCAGG cTAATGACACCGAAAGAGATGCTGACATCCCCTCCACTGTCCTCACACATGTGGAACAGGTAGCACCAGTAACACCTATCACCCCAGCTGTGCCAGGGCCAGCTGTGCCCAGGCAAGGTGTGCCCACTCCTATGCAACCAGGAGCAAACCAGCTCAATGACAGGAACCAGAACGGAGCAGGAGCTCGACCAGAGACCAATGGGACCCTACCGGGCATACCAGGTAACAATGGGAGGCCATATGGCATGTCTGGATTGAATCAACCATCAGGAAGCACCACACCGTACCACATATCTCCCTATGCATACACTGGGCCTCTGAGATTCCTGTGTGCTACTGATGCCCGTGCAGACGTGTTTGTGGACAGCTTTATGTTCTGGATGGATACGGTGGAGATGGTGAGAGTGGCAGGACATCCTCTGGTCTACTACTCAGGCTGGGTGTTTCCCATCTATATCTTCAGCTACCTGTCATGCTTGCGTGTGGTGGTCATGCCCCACAGCCCACTGCTTTCCTCCCTAGGAGTAGCCCTGCAGGATTTACCCTTCTTCTTTGTGCGTGTTGGCCTCATTGCCTTCTTTGGCTTTGTCACGCCTGTCCTCTATCTGATGAAGAACTTGTTGGTCTCGCTGGCCTTCATCTACTTCAACTTTATGACCAAGTTGAAGGTCTTCAACACAGAGAGGATGTTTTTTTGA
- the LOC100696154 gene encoding transmembrane protein 236 isoform X1: MGSGRTVKFALCEVLQFAGLCVPLFIVMQRFAVIVAKVKTSAQPPGDGSTAYWLIVASSIAYVTSTALLVWVPLKYMVFMKKKFLIGRKKWRPVTLVYVILSTLPCFAFLIASSEVQINNNLKHDTFTELPVSLVLFSLICIDVVERIRHCRLTGQANDTERDADIPSTVLTHVEQVAPVTPITPAVPGPAVPRQGVPTPMQPGANQLNDRNQNGAGARPETNGTLPGIPGNNGRPYGMSGLNQPSGSTTPYHISPYAYTGPLRFLCATDARADVFVDSFMFWMDTVEMVRVAGHPLVYYSGWVFPIYIFSYLSCLRVVVMPHSPLLSSLGVALQDLPFFFVRVGLIAFFGFVTPVLYLMKNLLVSLAFIYFNFMTKLKVFNTERMFF; this comes from the exons ATGGGCTCAGGGAGGACGGTGAAGTTTGCCCTGTGCGAGGTGCTGCAGTTTGCAGGCCTGTGCGTGCCACTCTTCATCGTCATGCAGAGGTTTGCCGTCATCGTTGCAAAGGTCAAAACATCAGCACAACCCCCCGGAGACGGCAGCACTGCCTACTGGTTGATCGTGGCCTCCTCTATTGCCTATGTGACCTCCACTGCCCTGCTGGTCTGGGTACCCCTGAAGTATATGGTCTTCATGAAGAAGAAATTTCTCATAGGGAGGAAGAAGTG GAGGCCAGTGACCCTTGTTTATGTGATCCTATCCACATTACCCTGCTTTGCCTTTCTCATTGCCAGCTCTGAG GTTCAGATAAATAACAACCTGAAACATGATACATTCACTGAGCTCCCCGTGTCACTAGTCCTCTTCTCACTCATCTGCATTGACGTTGTGGAGAGGATACGGCACTGCAGGCTGACCGGCCAGG cTAATGACACCGAAAGAGATGCTGACATCCCCTCCACTGTCCTCACACATGTGGAACAGGTAGCACCAGTAACACCTATCACCCCAGCTGTGCCAGGGCCAGCTGTGCCCAGGCAAGGTGTGCCCACTCCTATGCAACCAGGAGCAAACCAGCTCAATGACAGGAACCAGAACGGAGCAGGAGCTCGACCAGAGACCAATGGGACCCTACCGGGCATACCAGGTAACAATGGGAGGCCATATGGCATGTCTGGATTGAATCAACCATCAGGAAGCACCACACCGTACCACATATCTCCCTATGCATACACTGGGCCTCTGAGATTCCTGTGTGCTACTGATGCCCGTGCAGACGTGTTTGTGGACAGCTTTATGTTCTGGATGGATACGGTGGAGATGGTGAGAGTGGCAGGACATCCTCTGGTCTACTACTCAGGCTGGGTGTTTCCCATCTATATCTTCAGCTACCTGTCATGCTTGCGTGTGGTGGTCATGCCCCACAGCCCACTGCTTTCCTCCCTAGGAGTAGCCCTGCAGGATTTACCCTTCTTCTTTGTGCGTGTTGGCCTCATTGCCTTCTTTGGCTTTGTCACGCCTGTCCTCTATCTGATGAAGAACTTGTTGGTCTCGCTGGCCTTCATCTACTTCAACTTTATGACCAAGTTGAAGGTCTTCAACACAGAGAGGATGTTTTTTTGA